ATTTATTACTAGAAGCAATAGTGGTGTTAAGAGTTGCAATAACTACATGGGAACCAGAATCCATCCACCAAGTCAAAACATCCAGATTGAAGTAACGTGTGTGAGGAACCTGTAAGAAACATTTGCATCTTCCAGATTTGTATAGGAGGATCTAAAATGAATTATAGTAGGGACTATGCTTATGTGCCTCCAGCGATGGTTTTGGCCTGATGCTCGATCTAATCAAATGGAAGTTATTCAGAGTGCAATCTCTGGTATAATCTATCTTTGCTTTTTGTTGATTGACAGTTCTTCCTGGAATCCACTCCTAATGGATACAACCAAAAGTGCTAGGGATCTTATCAGATTTCAAGGCAACAGGTTGAATGGCACAAGCTGCTCTAGAGGCCACTTCATATTCCAAAGCAATGTGTACTTTTTCCAATGAGGATTGATCACCTATTCATTTCCTGTCATATAAACCAAGAATGTTTGGCAACTGGTTCTTTCCTTGTGTGATTACCAGGCTAAATGGTAATTGGTGATTGGTGATTGGTGATCGGTGATCGAGATAAAGAATTCTGGTGGGCCAAAAAGTTTGCATGGAAGAATTTTCAGGCCATTCTGTTGCATATTGATTGGTGTGCATACATCTATTTGGTTTGGAAAGCAAGAAATCACATGATTCACAACAATGCAGATGAGCAGCAGTTCATATTTTGAAGTCTATTATTCAATCTGTACAGTCCAGATCCAAAAGAACAGAGGACCTGAAACCTCTTGGAAGACCCAAATGGATCATGATTTGACAACTTTGGAACTACTGTAGCTAACTTTAgctattaatttctttattgtttttcagcTAGTTCGGTTTTCCTTCAGCTTTTGGTGACTATTAGTCAGGACATCTCCTGTTTCAGTTGCTTTTGATCAGTAAAATTCTCATTTATCAGAAGAGCAATTCATTTGATAGTGGATAAAATGGACACCAATCAAAATGTAATGACATGATGCCTTATTTATACACATGCGCGTGCACGCGCATATattgagagagagggagggagggagagtgTCAGAAAGGAGAAAGTTtagaatatcaagatatttatcCCTATGAACCCAATGTTGTCgcatcaaaaaatcaaaacacttcATTTTTGCATATTGACAGTCAAGGTCATCAGAATAATTTCTCATATTACATTTAAATAAACAACCACTCTTGAGTACAAATTGACCATCATTAAGTAAACACATCACTCATGTTTCCgcaataatatttaatgaaagtAATCTACTGATTTAACTGGTTACTCACTGCTTTTCCTTCTTTATCCTTATCCATGGAGCTTCCTTCATCTGTCTTCTTACaattttgttttacaaaaaaatcaacctaCATCAAGAAAAACTTAACCACACTCCATGAAATCCTAACCAACTCAGAAAACAACAAAGTTCAAACAACTCGGTTTGAATGCAGAGATCCATCTGTGCCATTTCTCTCATGAAATCATCTGTTGTCTCCATGCCCTTCTGGcacatttgaaataaataatgttttcctATGTATGGCCCATTTACAAGTCCTCACCTGAACTAAAGCACTTCAATTGAGTTCTCCATGTACTATCCTAATCTTAAATTAACTCCATACAATAATTTGACACTGTAACTTTTCTTGTACCAGAATCATCCACCACAGAATCCTTGTAGAAAACATAGTacctttcctttttctatattttatctCTAACTGCCAATCATTCTTTTCCGGAAGCATACCTTTCCctttaacataaataaacatttacAGTAAAGAATTCCATATCAATCTCTAAAATTTGCTGCCCAATAATGTTAATTTTCCCTTCTTGAACATGATAGTAATTTGCAAATGCTCATCAATGTTTTAAAACAGTGCTCTCAATTATCTTGAGAATCCTAGACAAACTCTTCCATCTCATATCTCATATCTCATATTCACCATTTCAATAAACACTTGCAAGACAATTAGTCGTTCTTCCACCGAAGGTTTAGGAAATGGAAAGGCAGGGCCGTGAAATATGCTAGGATGCTAATTTAAAATCGGAATTCCAGACTTTAATTTCAGAAATCCATCAATTCATCAATCACACCATTTTAAGAGATTAacttgaccaaaaaaaaaaaaactgaaaacaacTCCAGGCATCAAGCAGAAGTAACTGAAACAAGGTGAATATTTTGGAACTTGGAAATTATATCCAACtagaaaagatcaaattaaagcAAGACAAACATGGCAAAActgtaaatataaaatcaaaatttaccgTACCCTCTCCATCGAAGCGGTGGCACCAACATTGGCATATAAGGAATCACTATGTGCCTATCCTGTTTGGAGAAATAACACTTTTTATGGCTCCTTgtacaagaaaaaagaacaaaaacttcTGCGACTTAAAAGGCACCAAGGAAATTGTCTGCAGATCATATTTGTTTCAGCTGTAAAATCTAGAAACTACCTATCTGCTCTGAAATAGATGGCATACCCCATGCAAGTTCAATGTTATAAAGgacaataaaatatgaaaactggATTTCATTAAAAGAACGAAATATAACAAGGTTACTCACAGTTTGCTCAAGGCCTTTGAGGACTAGCGAGTCACATTGAATAACACCATATTTTCTGGAAGTCTTCCTGTTAAGAAAAGGCCAATGTGTGCATCAGTTTGAAGCAATTACAGGGGAGATAAATAAATTGAGCTCATCGAGCTGAAAAAAGAATGGCTCCGTACTTATTTTCATATGACACAGTTCTGAACGTGTGTACAAATGCAGGTCGAAGATCAGGTGGACTATCAGCTAACTGATCAGGAGGAGGCTGTATATAAGCTGTTTGTAACAGCAATTCAATTAGACGGCTGCCGACCTGCAAAGTGCAAGGacagaatcaaatttgaatatGGTACATTAGTTCAAGAAAATTAGCTTTCACCTATGATTACATGCACACAAACCTTGGCCTTAGCATCCGTGCTCCATGATTTTGAATCATCGTGTCCCTTCACAATCTTCCTCACTGCTGgcagcttttgttttttaatcaaatcagtAACCTTTTTTCTTAGCTTCTCTTCTTCATTCATGACAGCAGGGGATTCACCTTCTACACTATTCTTGCTATTATCAgcgttttcctttttcttccttgttttcTCCAAGAAATTGTGTATCCTAATCTGTTTTATCACAGAAACAGTCACAGATTCAGCCCTCAGCTGAAAGAAAGAGAACAAGGCTGGAGAGTTAGGGGGTCCAATATATTGATTAAGAATGGTATTCCTAAATATTTCTGCattgtatagtttttttatttaaaaaaaaagaaggaactcCCAAAGTCAGAGGAGACACTGGAGTAAAGTGTCACATGTGCCTTTAAGGTCTAAACTAggtaaaaaacttaaaaaaaaattattaaacaaaggCACAAACAAAAACTTGCATAATTGAAATGCTAAAGATAATTGTTGTCTCCAACAGGGATATGCAATAGTACAAATCCATAGTGACATGGAGTGTCCTAACATGAGATGTGTTCTAACAAAGGGAAGTTGAAATCTCACTCTTATTGGTCCACCATGTTCAGAATTTGAAGAAAGTGTAGCTCAATAAAGAAAGGTGGAATAGAGTATTCAGCTTAATAAGGCCCATGACATGAAAAGTTTAATGTATAATGACAAAGTTGTAAGAACTTGGTATCTAAAAGATGTTACATTACACTACATTGTCATGCCCTGCCTAAATTTAATGTCTTCACTGGAACTATTAAACAACACAAGAACTTGAATTCATGCGGAATCAAAATAAAGCTGAAGGTGAAAACTATAGATATATAGGAAAAGAAATTCAGAAAAAACCTCCTTCAACATTGGACACACAAAATTTTACAGACGTAAaggaaaaatctaattttacaGGCATTACTGAGGTTTCATAATCTAAGTTCCATAGCTGATTTTTATCGATGGTAACTCCACCTTTCTTCCAAGTTCATCACCTCAGATGAAGGCTGTCTAAATGCAATTTTAAGGACCTTTATGTTTCCCCTCATCTTACTATATTTTATCCGGGCACTCATTAACCTCTGTCTATAAATCAAACAGCAACCAtaaaataagcaaataaaacaGGTTAAAATCACTTACCTCCTGCTCAATTGCATCACCAATCATACAAGCAGCAGCCACAACTCTTGCACATCCATGTTCCCCACCTATCATCACCATTGCTGTGAGCTTATGCATAGTAATAACAGACATCATATCAGCTGGCAACAGATCAAAATACGGAGAATAATCCGGTCTGGTCTTCCCTCTTCTAATCGACTCCTGCTCTTTCGCAATTGCATCTCTCAAAGGCTCAAACCAACCAAGAAACAAACCCTTCATATATGGCAAATTAGGAGCCAACTTATGCTCACACATATCCTTTAGAAGTTCCTTATATTCTTTCGCTGCCTGTTCCCATGCTTCAGCCTCAATCTTCACTTGCCTTCTCCTTAAGGCCTTATACTTCCCTGACCCCATTCCACGGTTAGCATGTAGCCTCCTTCTCCTCCTAAAGtccttctctttctcctcttcttTCCTCGTGTCTTGCAGCAATTCTTGCAATTCCTCATCAACAACCACATTATCTTCAACGTCTGTTGATGACACTGCCTCAGCTACACTCACATATCCTCTTGGACACAACCCACTACACAGATTCCCATTACTACTATCACCATTtctcaaaaaaccaaaactaggtTTTCCCATATAATCCTTATGGGTTGATATTTCGCCAATTCGGCGAAAACACAGCTGTGGACTTGAGTTATTAACTGAATGGAACTTGGATTTCTCAAAAAAGATGGGTTCTTGAGGGGCTCCTAAAAAGCTGTGAGTTTTTGGAAATGAAGGGAAATTGAGAGACTTTGATTGGGGTTTCAAAATGGCTTGTTTTGCAACGTTTCTCCACATAACTGTGGATGGTTTTGAATTGATTAGGGATAGAATTGAGGGTTTCTTATCAAAAGCAATCAAAGGATCAATTTTTTTGGTAGAGAATATATGGGGGTTGGCACTGGACATCaaatttttatgttaagaattttcaaggaaatgaaaaaaaaatggaattgaaGTGATTGAGAGATGAATTGAAATGTATTGGTAATGGAATTCgagaaaataattgaattcaTAGAGGCGAGGGCATGCTATAGTGGCCGCCTTAAACCCTGCTTGAACCTTCTTTGGGGTTTTAGCTAAATcgtctttgtttatttttgtccattgaattcaattccgcagtaatttaaattgaattcaattcataattttttataatttgttatatttaaaataaaaattaaatttatatattattaaaatatctgtgaaaataaattaaatagcaatgttaattattttatttttaattcaaaattgtttttttttcaatgtaaaaataaaGTCCAGACTTAACAGCCGCAAAAACCAATCATTTTACAATGTAATATGGAAAGTAGTTCTCAACGTTGCGTGAAATCCATATGGTCACCCATTTTCACCTATATATCTAGGGCCAATATCAAATTACTTTCGGTTGAAtactagatttttatttttcacactaCATTACAGTTCGAATCAAATTTTAtctaatgtgaaaaaaaaaattcaagtgatgATAATctgagtcaactcgagttaccttaactaatatataaaatataagatcaGAATGACTTGTAAAATGGAAAGcagaaaaaaccacaaaacttAAAGCCCAATAATTTAAtctcaaatgataaaattttaaaaaaaacattaaaaaaaaaaaacctgagtcaactcgggttaactcaaCTAACCCGCTACCCGCGACATAagattgggataaaaaaattaatttttttttgaaaatgacctaaaaataaggattgaagttaaatataaaaaaaaaaccattgaaaaaaacttgagtcaccCCAGGTTAACTTAACTAACTCGCTACCcagaataacctaatagaaaggaaaaacataaacaataaaaaaagatcaagacCCAATAgtctaatatcaaatgatgaaattgaaaaaacaataaagaaaatcttaaacaattcaggttaacttgactaacccacAACCtaggataaccccataaaataaaataaatgattaaaaaaaacaattaaaagaacaaggactaaaattgaataaaaaatgaataaaataaaatgttgagggataaaattaaaaaaataaataaataaaataaaatgttgagggataaaattaaaaaaaaaacaaatcaagaaaagaatttaaaaaaataaaaaaaagagtatcatatttgatataaaaattaaataaaaccaaatggaaaatgatgaaattgaaaaaaaatccaaaaaaaaattcaaaacaaataaagactaatcaaaagaagaataaccacaattgaaagaagaaataaatgggAGGAAAACTCTAAATTTTGGCTAACCCAGCATGGATTTcaaggagagaagagagaaaaaaagggagatGAGCAAAAAATCTCAATGCCACAAATTTCATTACACGTGTCGCCCTATCCTCTGTGTCGCTACCGGATGCTGAGATTGGATTGAACCATAAAaggcaaacccaaaaaaattatgaagtcaaatTCATACATGTAGAAGTAGCAAATATCTCCTAATCTGTTTGCCCCCTTTCATGCATGCAAGACATAGATGTCTGTACAAGCATGTCGAAACAGCAAATCCCTAGCTATATCCAGGGATGATGTCAAAATCATCTAGAAGtgttagataaattaaaagcaCATATCTTCCTATAGGTCCGTGAATAATACTAATGTTCATCAATCTAACACCTCCAAgttattttaacatcaatatcattataatttcatTCAAGTCCATAACAAatggtttcttttatttatgcaGATGACATGTCTAAATTACATTTTAACAACAAATTGTTCCACCATTgtatatgatattattgttcACATCATAAACAATAGTGTCACTATAATGACATAACATAAATATGTTACAAGacattatgtaaaaaataaataaattggattCTGATTGATTGGACGTAATTATAACTAAATTGCATTATCTTAAcactaattgaaaaaattcatatcAAATACAATCAAATTCCCAAAATTTAATGTTGCAAAttcaacataaattcaacataaTTCATGATATGAAAtctatttgatattttcatgcTTAATTTCATTAGATCAAACCCAAATTAAtaggaaattaatataattcaaagaaaatactaAATTCATCAACTTATCAAGAATTCAATTAAACATGTAAATCATCATAATTCTACCGCATTCATGCTCTCGTCCATGAAATCATCAAGCATAGTTAATTACATTTTTAGCTTATTCCAACAATACACACAAAATCTCTAATTCGACAacttaacatcaattaaatgcAACGCATAATTAATTGAAGttattatttcataattaatttaacttattttcatgttcaactatatcaaattaaccctaattgatgatattcttaattaattccaTATTAATTCAAGAAACCTTAAATTTACCATAAACCATAAATTCAACCTAAACAAGTATTTGATTTCaaccaaacaaaacataaattcatAGCAATGTAGTATATTTACCTTGTttgtaaaactagaaaaaaagttGGGGTGGTGGCGACAACAAAGAGAACATTCGATTTTGCACACAAAACATCCAATAATGCTTATAGACTAGGATGAGTTtgatttttggttattttaaaggtaaaatgaAGGTGTTTGGTGGGTTTTTTAGAGAGATAGTGAGGGTGTTGGTCATTTGGTCGAGAGAGGTTGTGTTTGTGTCtgccaaggttgttaaaatcgcgattttaacacggcacggaaaatacaatacaaactcggatcgtaaaaacggatcgtaaatcgtaaaatcgtaaggaattttaaaatacattaacaaaaaattcatgtttcaaataaaaattcatatatagttcaaacatcttaaaatacatggttcaaataaaaattcatacataatttaaataatttttcattatcaATTGTAACAAAACAACTCCATAATCAAATACATCAACTTTAGGCATCAATGAGTCTGTGGCAAGTCTAGCCATTGAGAAATTTGTTATTTTCGCCCAAAATGTGGAATCGAGAAGAATATTTGTTGTTCGAATATCCTTGTGAACGATGCTTGGTTGAGTGTGTTCATGCATGTATTGCAGGCCATTGGCCACATCTAGTGCTACATGTAGCCTTTGACTCCCAGTACAGAAATGAAATAAAGCTACCATCATCCTTTGCTGGTGACGCTGGGTCAGTGTCCCAACCCAAGGGTTCTAAGAGGAAAGTCTATGCCACACCAGCAGGGTAGTTGCCGCCTATCAAGAATAGAATTCTTTCTTCACTCGACTCGGAGTTCTAGCTTTCTTATGACTTCAAGCATCTCTCAATCATGTTGCTAAAAGAAATTCTCTGCCCCACTCTGGAAACGGGGGGAAGTCTGCTTTGCATTGCTATAGGGCTATGATTCAAAGTGAGGAAACCTGCAGAGCTTGAGGAAGATTCAGAGGTGGGATGCAACCACTTTTCCAGCGACCCATTTTCTGCAAATTCATAGACCAAGAAGCGATTTCCTTCTCTGTCAAATCCAGATGACATCCCCATTAGTTTAACCAGATTTGCATGACTGACTTTCTGCAAAATCTTTAGTTCTTCTGTGACGTCATCCTTGGTTTTCTTCATTGCCAAGACCCGACCATTGATTTTGGCCCTATATACTGATCCTCTTATCTTATAATGTTCATTTAGATCCATCGTTCCCTCCATGATCTCTTTAGCCTCATAAATGATCGGCTTGCCCAGATAGCCTGAAACCCCTGGAAGCAACTTATCTGGTGTGATCGGTGCCCGGTTGGTTAATTAGAAAAGGGGATTAGAGATTTGTTCGGTGAAAAAAAAGGAGTGAAGACTGAAGACTCTTTTGTGACTGAAGGCTGAAGAGTGAAGACCGCGTGGCGTGACTGTGTATTTCCACAGCCAATAAGCGTCTGACAGCTGGACCAGGGGGGACATTTTGTTTCAGTGCATGCATTTTGTTACAATTGTAAAATCGGTTCTGAAATCGCGATTTTGCGCGATTTCATCCGATTTTAAcgatttcacccgatttcaACTCGATTTCACTCATTTTCGATTTTTTCAAACGATTCGACACGTAAAgcatgttttgactcgtaaaatcgtacgattttacgagtcaaaacgcgATTTTAATTGGTGTCTGCTCTACGTGTTCTTCAATctgagtttaaattttaattgatgtcgCACTTCAGAAGCACAACATTCTAAGTTGTTGTACCTCTGAAACATACCATTACATTATCGTGCTTTTGAAATGCGATAACTACCTTATCAGGCTTCTTAATAGCGATATTTACTAAATATTGCATTTTGAAAGCGCGATAATGTCAAAGTGtgttattttaccaaaaaaaatttcaaacggTATTATTCTGCCAAAACTTTAAGTTTATTGTGCTaacgtttttttaaaaaaaaaaagttttaaaatttttttttcttttttatctaaaatggTAGTCTCTCtaatttggaaaa
The DNA window shown above is from Populus trichocarpa isolate Nisqually-1 chromosome 4, P.trichocarpa_v4.1, whole genome shotgun sequence and carries:
- the LOC127905219 gene encoding serine/threonine receptor-like kinase NFP, whose product is MDLNEHYKIRGSVYRAKINGRVLAMKKTKDDVTEELKILQKVSHANLVKLMGMSSGFDREGNRFLVYEFAENGSLEKWLHPTSESSSSSAGFLTLNHSPIAMQSRLPPVSRVGQRISFSNMIERCLKS